The proteins below come from a single Oncorhynchus keta strain PuntledgeMale-10-30-2019 chromosome 1, Oket_V2, whole genome shotgun sequence genomic window:
- the cyldl gene encoding ubiquitin carboxyl-terminal hydrolase CYLD, producing the protein MDTCDVKMYYILIEEPGLPMLLINAGHICYIKESRYMSMLPRSACLQELPVICRGSTYDVFLKVKDLKPVTAKEAELLQALGEDSERLKWYLERDALATALGLSKDTPVTVELDGKWLQGIVRYVGRLTEPKFTDPIVGTFFGIELQGEDKGKGPSDGTYLSKTLFPCKKDCGIFAPFSRVKPMFSKPKLVSKCLTFPAAQLAPQPSSQQAQHQPLSTGDRVTFFMDEDILHGMVMDLEEKDGRTLVIISTDRDEKITLPLDSVIKGELLQQEPEPMETDKAVMSMEEVHPLGLGVDSLVEVTLAIGPGYGTIRWIGTLPGQKGTYAGLELEDGYTGVSNGTFKDHRFFRCLPRQGLFVKLLSCRPDSRFQGASANVLQERQALHSPGALPSSPIASDQVERMLIGRMKGIQGHINSCYMDSALFSLFSCSSVLDSLLFKSTEPRDAPIQSTLLHDIVNPLRSEGFVEGRHIMKLRQQLQELGYCHTFTTEEKDPEEFLTLIMHHIFCLDPLLKLSAGGKVQDSYCYQIFLDNNHSLVLPTVQHLLEHSFHSAGLKLAEVPSCLILQMPRFGKKFKMFQKIIPSLELDITDLLSEGPQQCVLCGQLAYEECVDCFRDPVFSRTGFKVFCRTCSSQVHSHPERLSHSPSPLQLPEGYPAPTTLRPPPPAPPRERLELFAVLCIETSHYVSFIKHGPNSTDWIFFDSMADRHGERDGFNIPQVEACPEVGMYLVMSPAELANQVPRDMKGVAKRLFCDAYMYLYQSTSISLYR; encoded by the exons ATGGACACATGTGATGTGAAGATGTACTACATCCTCATAGAGGAACCTGGGTTACCCATGTTGCTCATCAATGCTGGCCACATTTGTTACATCAAGGAGAGCAGGTACATGTCAATGCTTCCCAGATCTGCATGTCTGCAGGAATTGCCTGTCATCTGTAGGGGCTCCACTTATGACGTGTTCCTGAAGGTAAAGGACCTAAAACCAGTGACTGCTAAGGAGGCAGAGCTGCTGCAAGCCCTAGGAGAGGACTCAGAGAGACTGAAGTGGTATTTAGAGAGGGATGCTTTGGCTACAGCCCTGGGTTTAAGTAAGGATACACCTGTCACTGTGGAGTTGGATGGGAAGTGGCTGCAGGGAATTGTACGGTACGTCGGAAGGTTGACAGAGCCAAAGTTCACAGACCCCATCGTAGGAACCTTCTTTGGCATTGAACTACAG GGAGAAGACAAAGGAAAGGGACCATCAGATGGGACATATCTGTCAAAAACCCTATTCCCCTGCAAGAAAGACTGTGGGATTTTTGCTCCATTTTCCAGAGTGAAACCCATGTTTTCCAAACCCAAATTGGTGTCCAAGTGTCTGACCTTTCCAGCAGCCCAGCTGGCCCCGCAACCGTCGTCCCAACAGGCCCAacatcagcccctctccaccgGAGACAGAGTCACCTTCTTCATGGACGAGGACATCCTCCATGGGATGGTGATGGATCTGGAGGAGAAGGACGGCAGGACCTTAGTCATCATCTCTACT GACCGGGATGAGAAGATCACTCTACCTCTGGACAGCGTCATCAAAGGGGAACTGCTtcaacagg AGCCTGAGCCTATGGAGACTGATAAGGCCGTTATGTCTATGGAGGAGGTTCACCCCTTGGGGCTTGGTGTTGATTCTCTAGTGGAGGTGACTCTGGCTATAGGACCTGGCTATGGAACCATCCGCTGGATAGGCACTTTGCCTGGGCAGAAAGGAACCTACGCTGGACTGGAGCTG GAGGATGGGTACACTGGGGTTAGTAATGGTACCTTTAAAGACCATCGGTTCTTCAGATGTCTTCCTAGACAAGGTCTCTTCGTCAAGCTTCTTTCCTGCCGGCCTGACTCCCGCTTCCAGGGGGCATCAGCCAATGTCCTTCAAG AGAGACAGGCGTTGCACAGCCCTGGGgcgctcccctcctcccccatcgcCTCTGACCAGGTTGAGAGGATGCTGATTGGTCGAATGAAGGGGATCCAGGGCCATATAAACTCTTGCTACATGGACTCGGCCCTCTTCAG tctgttctCCTGTTCCTCAGTGTTGGACTCCCTGCTGTTTAAGTCAACAGAGCCTAGGGATGCCCCCATCCAGAGTACCCTGCTACATGACATCGTCAACCCGCTCCGCAG TGAAGGTTTTGTGGAAGGGAGACACATTATGAAGCTTCGTCAGCAGCTGCAGGAGCTTGGATACTGCCACACATTCACCACAGAGGAGAAAG ATCCAGAAGAGTTTCTTACCCTCATTATGCACCATATTTTCTGTCTGGATCCTCTCCTCAAACT GTCAGCAGGGGGAAAGGTCCAGGACAGTTACTGTTATCAAATCTTCCTGGATAACAACCACAGCCTGGTTCTGCCTACTGTCCAACACCTGCTGGAACACTCCTTCCACAGCGCAGGACTCAAACTGGCagag gTGCCGTCTTGTCTGATCCTCCAGATGCCTCGCTTtgggaagaagttcaagatgttTCAGAAGATTATCCCTTCACTGGAGCTGGACATTACTGACCTCCTCTCTGAAG GTCCCCagcagtgtgtgttgtgtggtcaGCTGGCATATGAGGAGTGTGTGGACTGCTTCAGAGACCCAGTCTTCAGCAGGACAGGATTTAAAGTGTTCTGCAGGACCTGCTCCTCTCAG GTGCACTCTCACCCCGAGCGGCTGTCCCACAGCCCCTCCCCCCTGCAGCTCCCTGAGGGTTACCCTGCCCCCACTACCCTCCGACCCCCGCCCCCTGCCCCACCCAGAGAGAGACTGGAGCTGTTTGCAGTGCTGTGCATAGAGACCAGTCACTATGTCTCCTTCATCAAACATGGACCAAACAGCACAGACTGGATCTTCTTTGACAGCATGGCTGACAGACATG gagagagggatggcttCAACATTCCCCAGGTGGAGGCATGTCCAGAGGTTGGCATGTACCTGGTCATGTCTCCTGCCGAGCTGGCCAACCAGGTGCCTCGGGACATGAAGGGCGTGGCTAAGCGTCTGTTCTGTGATGCCTACATGTACCTGTACCAGAGTACCAGCATCAGCCTCTACCGCTGA